The following are encoded in a window of Pyrenophora tritici-repentis strain M4 chromosome 6, whole genome shotgun sequence genomic DNA:
- a CDS encoding mitochondrial F1F0-ATP synthase g subunit, with translation MSLAASRAVLRQSTFAVRRAGIRNASTTAEATNAVKDTASKAQSKASEGLTKVTSSASSAASSAGSAVNNASQQATGRVGRMVNFVQGLVPKATYYGRVGLELGKLIAHQRSMQPPSVQTMQNYIQPALNAIRNPSTLFNRVASEANSAAQSPANVLQQVRNMPREQWYSMGVVVAEVIGFFSVGEIIGRFKLVGYRTKSDDHH, from the exons ATGTCTCTCGCTGCATCACGTGCCGTATTACGGCAATCGACGTTTGCCGTCCGCCGCGCTGGCATCCGCAATGCCTCCACAACCGCCGAGGCCACCAACGCGGTAAAGGACACAGCGTCAAAGGCACAGTCAAAGGCATCAGAGGGTCTTACCAAGGTCACAAGTTCGGCGAGCTCTGCGGCGTCAAGCGCTGGCTCCGCTGTCAACAATGCGTCGCAGCAAGCCACCGGACGAGTAGGACGCATGGTTAACTTTGTCCAAG GACTGGTTCCCAAGGCCACATACTACGGAAGGGTTGGACTCGAGCTCGGCAAGCTCATTGCCCACCAACGAAGCATGCAGCCCCC ATCTGTACAGACGATGCAAAACTACATCCAGCCCGCATTGAACGCCATCCGCAACCCCAGCACTCTCTTCAACCGCGTCGCCAGCGAGGCCAACAGCGCCGCCCAGTCACCCGCTAACGTTCTCCAACAAGTCCGAAACATGCCCCGCGAACAGTGGTACTCGATGGGTGTCGTTGTGGCCGAGGTCATTGGTTTCTTCTCGGTAGGCGAGATCATCGGCCGATTCAAGCTTGTCGGCTACAGGACGAAGAGTGACGACCACCACTGA